One region of Podospora bellae-mahoneyi strain CBS 112042 chromosome 1 map unlocalized CBS112042p_1.2, whole genome shotgun sequence genomic DNA includes:
- a CDS encoding uncharacterized protein (COG:A; EggNog:ENOG503NY27; BUSCO:EOG09263C4C), producing MAAPATLPALLDALTKSISTTLEAAPKLTNFELPKDGISLLDVKNELLLSYLQNLVFLILLKLRQARNGGTKDQEEEQNLDDLVVNKLVELRLYLEKGARPLEDKLRYQIDKVLRAADDAERSTRAAEEAAAANVESESEAGSDNEGEDEVNELHARASAAYQARANLSAITRPAGAKYASKEGDKSGVYRPPKISATSMPTFDRREKKEKPMKSATLDEFIQDEMSSIPMAQPSIGTTIMQGGRKIKTASERAKEDERREYEERNFVRLPKESKKDRKKRGLTEGRRMNYGGEEWRGLSEGLDRISQLTRGKSSGGGTKALLEKSRKRGIDTVDGPRGGGGGGADMGERYQKKLKMLEKGRGRNRK from the coding sequence ATGGCGGCACCAGCAACCCTTCCAGCACTGCTGGATGCTCTTACCAAGTCGATATCAACCACTCTTGAAGCTGCACCAAAACTCACAAACTTCGAACTACCAAAAGAcggcatctccctcctcgacgtGAAGAACGAGCTGCTCCTCTCCTACCTCCAGAATCTCGTTTTCTTAATTCTTCTGAAGCTGCGCCAGGCGAGAAATGGTGGAACCAAAGACCAGGAAGAGGAACAGAACCTCGATGACCTCGTAGTCAACAAACTCGTCGAACTTCGACTCTACCTCGAGAAGGGCGCCCGGCCACTCGAGGACAAGCTGAGATACCAGATTGACAAGGTGCTCCGAGCTGCCGATGACGCGGAACGGAGTACAAGGGCGGCAGAGGAGGCAGCGGCTGCCAATGTCGAGTCCGAGTCGGAAGCTGGCAGCGACAAtgaaggagaggacgagGTCAATGAACTCCACGCTCGGGCTTCTGCTGCTTACCAGGCCCgcgccaacctctccgcAATCACTCGCCCGGCTGGTGCGAAATACGCGAGCAAGGAGGGAGACAAGTCCGGAGTGTACCGCCCACCCAAGATTTCAGCAACCTCGATGCCCACGTTCGACAGGCGCgagaaaaaggagaagcCTATGAAGTCGGCCACCCTCGACGAGTTCATTCAAGACGAAATGTCATCTATCCCTATGGCCCAACCCAGTATTGGTACCACGATTATGCAAGGTGGTCGCAAGATCAAGACTGCTTCTGAGCGTgccaaggaggatgagagacGCGAGTACGAAGAACGGAACTTTGTCCGTCTGCCCAAGGAGAGCAAGAAGGACCGCAAGAAGAGGGGTTTGACCGAGGGCCGCCGGATGAActatggtggtgaggaatgGAGAGGGTTGAGCGAAGGGCTGGACAGAATCAGCCAGTTGACGCGCGGCAAGAGCTCCGGTGGTGGCACCAAGGCGCTATTGGAAAAGAGCCGAAAGAGAGGCATCGATACCGTCGATGGCCCgcgtggcggcggcggtggtggtgctgacatGGGTGAAAGATACCAAAAGaagttgaagatgttggaaAAGGGCCGCGGAAGAAACAGGAAGTGA